The genomic DNA TATCGGAGCCCGCTAAAAGCCACGTTTAATTGATTGGAATTCGATCGTAAAGTTTTAAACTTACCACCAAACAGTGTCGCAGTAACCCACTTGATTCGGTCCTCTTGTTCTGCATATTCATCCCCCGCTTCAAGCTCGCTCTCAAGCTTTGTGAGGAGTCCCTTGAGTACTGAGTGAGGAGCGATGCCTTGTGCCTGTTCGGATGCCTCCCTTCAATCGTCTCACTATTAAAAGGCATAGCAGGGCACTTACGATCTGTTGTTTAGTATAATTGAATGGAACATCTACCATctcttctctctctttccTCCACTTATCTACGGTCTTCTTCCACCCTGACCCAGGCACCCAGTCAGGAATGTATCGTATCCAAGGCATAACATTCACCAAGAAATCTAGATAAATCAATAAAATCTCATCAATGTTATACGGGTGACAGACAAGATACATACGCATATGCGTATAACATACTTCCAGGAATAGCAGCCTCGCACAAATGATCCAGTGCTGTTTCAACAATTTCGACAAGAGGGTCATCTGCAGAAGTGACTTCATAGCCATAAACAGCCGAAAGAAGTGTACTCCCTGACATTCTGTAATTTGCAGTAAATTGTGACTAGACACTTCTGATCAGGGAAAGACCAACCTTCTGATCTCTCTTATAAATCTATCCGGGTTGTCGGCAATCCTCCGCAATGCAAATCTGGCTTGTTTTACAACCAATGGCCAAAACTCCCGACTTGCTCCCTTGTGTAAGGAAAGATGGGTCATACGGCGTTGAGCGCGCCATCTTTCACCATAGGGTAACAGGCCTGTGATTTTACCCCAGTCGACTCTGTAATCTAACGTTAGTAAATGAGAGGAAGATGCAAAGGGACGAGAGTGCCAACAAGTTTGGGTCCGATATCATAGGCAGTTGTGTGCGACTGGAGTAAATGCTCGACCTCTGTTCCAACAGTTCGTTTGCGGATTTTGCAGAGTTGAGAACAACGATTGTTTGGCCAAAAACAGAGATGGATACGATGTCGCCTATGTTGGTCTTAGCACTATGATTCTTTCATGAGTGAAATGTAGACACCGCACTGTTCAATTCTTTCCCCCATCGCGTGTATACTAGATGCTCATCAGACGTGGGCAATGCTCGTAAATGCCCAATCAAAGGATCAGCCTTTGGGCCCGGCGGGAGCGGGAGCTTTCCTGTGGGAGTTAGCTGTATGTATATCGCGTATGTGAGGACAGAAACGAGGAGCAAAGTCAATACAATGTCCCAAGTCATGATGGTTCCGCAAAAACTCTGCTACTCTTCCGGTGCTCTTAAATACGTGTGCCATCCAAGCTTACAAAGTATGTCGTAATACCCGGGGCCTTCAAGGGTGATGATGATATTGACGGAGCAACCTTCACTTCCATATTTCATCCAGCACATCTGCCCAAGCTTTTCTATCTCTAGATGCGGTTGACCATGAAACTTTAATGACATAGACCAGAACCTTATTTTCTGGCTTATACGGCACCAATTTAGTGACGTGGGGATGCAATTTTCGTAAGAAGATTGGTCTCTTTTGGGGGAGCCCCCTCGGAATAGTGCGGTAAGTCAGTAACCGGTGGACATTCACCGTTAATACCAGTTCCTGTCTCTTACTTGTACCCGAAAATGCTCCTACGATAACATTCGCGGTACTCAAGTCTTGTGTAGAACCTCTCCGTTAGAGCTTAGCGCACAATATACACTACTTCAAGATGTATGGACCTACCTGATCTCTAAAAGCATCGCTATTAAAGATTGCCGGAATCACCGAGCCGGATAAGTCCAATACGGGATATCACATGTATTCGTTCATTCAAATTCAAACCATCCTGGACGACCAGTCTATGCAGTTACCCGAAGTTCCCTAATACGTCCTTCCAACAACTTTATAGTAGTTCCCATCCCAATCATCAACGATTCATCTGGCCCTTGATCAGGCACCAAGCGTGTATGCGCAAAATCGATCAATTTGATCAAGTAAACTGGCCCCGGCTTGCGGTCATTCTCGTTGACTTCGGCCTCGTCGTCGACATCGTCGTCGCTCTCTTCTAGTACATCCCTACCCTCGTCCAAGGTTTGGATCGCACGTTCAAGGGCCTTGGGATCACCCTCCCAGACGATTAGCACACTGCCGGCCACCATGCGAATCTCTGTTTCAGCCAACGCTTGTTGGATCTCGACTAGCTTATCGTGGACCAGTCCCAGTACCCTCAGTAAGTGCTCGCGAGGAACTGTCTCAGGAAAGAAGCGGGCGATTCCCTCAGGTAATTGCTCGGCCTTGATTGATTTGCCGTACTCCTTGGGTGTGACGGTGTAAGTGAAACTAGATGGATCGTATACCTAGCATTTATGTACATCAGTCACGCACCATAGTCATTGGTAAACGACCCGACTCACAGAAAACCCGGTCAATCGTACACCTGTTTCAAAGCTCGTCGTATCCTTTGCGGCCTTTTCCATTCGTAATTTCTTCTCCTCGCTCGCGCTGTCATCATACAAGACCGTCCCGAGCTTAACGTCCAAAATATTTGGCTTTCTAAACCGATGTGACAAGTTCTCTAGTACAATCGACTGTAATCATCCGACCCCCTCACGTTAGTCTATAAGCGCCCATCTCTTAGGGTATCACTCATCTTTACCCGAATCCGGTTCGCTGGCTCCTTTTGCTAGTACCTCCCTCAGTTGATCAGCCCCTAGCTCTCCGCCGGGCGCGCCCTCAGCATTAACCTGGCCTTCAAGTCTCAAAGTTCCATAGAATTTGGCTACGTGTGGGCGTAGCGCAGCGAGACGCTCATCCGCGGCGATGGCTTGGTAAAAGTCGCGTTCTGCGGGAAGACAAGGCTTCATGATAAGATCGCCTTCGCCAGACTGTTGAACGCCCTTATGTCCGCCAACTTGCATTTCCAGAGGGCGTATGTTCTTGGACTGTGCCATGGTACCTTAGGATGATAATGGTGGGAGTAGTATTGAGCAAGGTGGTTGAGATGATCAGGTCACTAGGATTCGTCATCGGTACCTGATAGCCGGGTCTAGTCTTGATGAATTTGAATTGTTGGTGTCGAACTCGAATATCGAATTGATGGGTTATTCTCCTTTGGGTTGGTGATGATCAGCTGGGAGGGAGTGACAGCAGCGCTATTCTAGAATCGGCTTGTATATATAACAGCTGAATATATCACTCAATTACTTCGTATCTGCTCTCATCTTCAAACAGCATGGTGACTATGAAGTTCTGGCCAAGCCACGATTGCGAAGCCCCCAAGTGGCTTGAAGCCGGTATTTGCCACCCATCCAATTACAATGCGTATCATACTCGCCTAGTATAAACCCTAAAGAAGGCGGCTATTACATCCCTGCGTACACAACGATTTAACATACGCACAACGTCAACTTTGAGCACCAAAAGGAGTATTAATCTATTCCATAATTATCAAAGATCTTGTTCGTGCGCGTacagtcaaatggaaagcaAGGAGCTTCGGTTGTCGATTTCTATCTTTACACGTAACCCTGCTCATCTGTTTACAGAATTTAAATTATATAATGTTTTAAATCTATGGCTTGTGCTTCTTCGCGAGAGGAGGAGGGATCCTATCATCATCCTCGACGGTGTCAGACCCGCTCGCTTCTGGTCTGGCAGCGCGCACTCGTTTGCGACCAAGTTGTATATCCAACGGCTCAGATTTTTTTATGTCTTCTGATTTGGGAGTCGACTCGATCTTGGAAACAATAGGCATAATTCCTTGTGCTTTGAGAGAATCTTGGGAGATGAAGTTAGTAAATCGGAGGTATGGGAAATCATTACACGATGTTTACCTTCGGAAGCGTAGCGAAAAACAAAATTCCCACAACTTGCCTCTTCTTTCCTAATAAACTTTCCAAACGCAGGCAGATGAACTTCCGCAGTTTGACCCAGCCCAGCCGAGTCCCAAAATCCTTTCTTGGCTAATTTTTCATGAACTGGGGCTGGCCTCGGATCGGTGAAGCGGCGTAGGGTGCGCTTATCCTTTTGTACGCATTGCCCCCACTCTATTTTGAGTCGAATTGTACCAAGGTCCTCCACAGCCATTGCGTTCGCCACGGATGTGTCCTCCTCATCTATAATGATGAACTTGGCTGCCATACATAGTACGTATTTGATCTTATTCACCTGTGAACGTCCGCTTCCCAAATTGGTATAACCGAATAGTGGACGGCGCAACCGGATGTCCGTATAGTCTTCCCTTATTCTTTCCGTTAGGGGCAATCTTGCTTTTCAATTTGACCCCATCGAAATACGGGGTTGCGCAGGAACAGCACCCAGCTGCCATTGGAGTCCTATCAAGAACCTCCCAGTGGATTTGGAAGTTGGCGCCTTCTACAGAGGGAATCCAGCATCTAGGGAAGTCTTGATCAACCCAAGTATGGTAAGCGTGAAATTGCATATACTCAATGGCATTATCTGCTGTTTTGACCTCTTGGTACTCTGAGAGGGGTGATCCGGATGCGTCTGTAATGTAAACGCGTAGCCCTAGGGACTTGAGAAACATGCTGAAGTCTAGCAGACTTGCGGAGTCCGTAGGTGAGAATCAGTGGAAGTTGTGGCTGGCACGCGCTGGTCAGCTGGCGAGGCAAGCCTCGTGCatgttccaaaaaaggaaCACCCTATTAGCGGCTTAAAATCATGTACATACAAGTCTACCACGCACATATAACGAAAGGGAAGTGCGGGTCATGCGCATCttggttatgtttgtacagAAAAAAAGTGTTGCGGGTTTTCGTAAGGCTAAAATGCACCAATGCATGCCGAAGTAAATATAAACTTCCTTAAAAGATGAATTAAATGCTACGTGACCGAACTGAGTTTGTCTGGGAGTACAATATATATCACAACTGGGTAACCACTATTTATACTTATTTGGGATTCACTTGGTATGGACTAAATTGGGCCTGGTCCGATTCTCGGTGGCAGCCTGGCATGCGCTGAAAGTTCAGATTGTATCGCTTAGTGCCCGTGATATAATCTGTATCTCGTGGTATTGGTTAAGCATACACTCTTTTGTTCTCCCATTTGTTCACACCCACCCACTTCTTGCTTGTATGTGGCATAAATTCAGCGCCTTGCCGAGTTCGAATATACTATCGATATTATTATTTCGTAATTTTACAGGAGAAAAATAACTAGATACCAATATGAATATAAGGAGCCCAGCGCCAAAACATTTTCTCCCCAATATGCTCACGCAATTTCTCAACTGCTACGTGTAATGCTTTCGCTGTGTCCCTATGATTCATCTTGCCGTCTTTGAGAAGGAATTGGTATATAGTGTCCGCAATCAGTGGAGCATCACAGTCTACGATTGACCATGATGTGGCAATTACGCTCGGATACCCAGCCATAAGCATCCCTGACGCGAGATGTACTGATTCGTCTGTCAATGACCTATCGCCTGTCGCGGTTTGACATGCTGAAAGGAACGCCAGCCCCTTTCCCTTGAGATCCTCCTGCGCAATCCTTGATAGGGCTAAGATCCCGTCGTGTAAGAAAAACCCACTCTCGGTGGGCTCCGCAATATCCTGGGTTGCGTGACATGCGAGGTGAATCCAGTCATGTTGCTCCATCGCGTCCAGAGTAGCGAGCGTTGTTGCACAAGAACCAGTAAGTCTTGAGAAAATAATTGGTGCTTTAGCATGCTCTGAAATGCGAGAGAGCTCGTTCGTCGTCCCCGGAAGATGGCCTTGTCCCGGAGTATTCTCTTGCGCAATACCCAATACGCTTGATGCCACACATAGTTCCGGAGAGTGACCGGGAATAACTGCGCCAAGAGTTGGGGTATACGACGAGATAACGTATTGAAACACCTTGGCGCCAGTCTCACTATAGTTCCCGGCCGCATGAAGGGGAAGTGAAGACAGTGGACCCGTGGTACACCATGTGATATGCGGAGTGGAGTCTATAGATGACGTGGGCTGTGTGAATTGATACTCTTAGAAACTAAATCTCATCGGCTAACTAGTTCTTGGCTTGCCTTGTAGCCCAGAAAATCTAGCACAGGCTTCGTGATACCGGTCCAGATAGTGCTTAGAACAAATTCAAAATCTTGATTTTGTGGATTCTCTTCTTGAGACAGCATTAGTGGGCGTCTGTAATTACTTTGCTTCCTGAAGCACAGATCTTCAAGTGAGCGCTCTATCCTGTCACGAAGTTGGACTATTTGATTGTACGAAATTCTGAAAAGAGGAACAAGGAAAACATCAGTGGAACTTGGTGTTATGACTAGAGCATCGCAGCGCGATTTGTCGACGTTAATCAAAACTACAGGCCCTTTATGAGCAGCTGGGAGCAGTTCGCACAATCTTTTGGGACGAAGAAAGTTTTCGAATCCAGGTGTTTGTCGCACTTGGATTAGGGTGTTCTCATAGTCCTCGGCCAAACGGTGACGTTTCTGAGCAACCCGTTCGGACTCACGAGGGTCTTCAAATATTTCAGTAAAGTTGGAAGGCAATGAGCCTGCGTCGTGCAAGCTTTTGGACACTTGGGCAAGCCGGCTTGCTAGGATTGGGTTGACACTCCTTAGTTCGTCGAGAGGGCTTCGGAGCCTCAAGACCTGGTTCCAAACGATAGATTGACCCTGCTCGAGCCACTCAAGTGCCAATGAATACTTAGAGGCCTGAATAGCCACTGCTGTTGCTCTGCGAGCTATGTTCCTGATCCGACGTATATCGTTGTATCTTTGTGCGATGGTAGAGCCAATCCAAACGATCTCTGGAACGAGATCCATAGCAACCTCGCAGACCTTCAAGAGTTCACTACCAGCATGTCCTGATGAGAGATCGATCCAGTCGCACGCTGCCAAGAACCTTTGCGTTGGATCTGTAGCGCGCGATTGTGCAGCTTTACCAAAGCACTTTAAAGCATTTCCTAATGAAGTTGCGTCAGCCATAATCCGAAATCgatggctgtatgcttttcCGAGGTCCCTCAATTGCATCGGTGCATTCATATCATCATCTGGAGTCTTTGATAAAGCATAGCTGTGGTACTCTATTGCATCGTCTATGTCCTTCAGATTTCTTGTCACCGTAAAACGATGCCGAAGCGATCGGCCTAGGTGATTCATTGAGCTTAACCTGTATACATGATCCTCAGGTGCGGTTGACACCGCATGGGAATAAAGTTCTATTGCTTGGTCAATATCAGCAAGATCTGCAGCGGCTTCAAACCGGCTGAGATAGGTGGTGGCAAGGTTAGAGAGTATGCCGTGTGTATGGATATGATCCTTAGGGATGAGCAATAGAGCCTTGCGTTGGTATTCGATAGCGCTGTTTAAGTCTTCCAGTGCCTCAGAGTTTGAAAAACGCTGAAGGTGCGAACAACTGAGGTTATTCAATCTGCCTGGTAAAGTGGTGTTCCCTTCGGAAACTAGTGTCACAGCCTTAGTCTGGTGTTTGATTGCTAGATCGATATCCTTCGTTTCCTTTAAATGACCGAACCTGGCGGTGTAAGACATAGCCAGGTTATCGAGCCAAAGGGCGTTGTTTGGATGCCCATCAGGGCTTGTCAAAACCGCCTGGACTTGGAGATCTATTGCTGTATCAATATCTTTGAGGCAGCCCAAACGGTCAAATCTGAGTCCAAACCAAGCTCCAAGGTGCATAAGTCTGGTGCACATATCAGTATGGCCTTCTGGTGTTAATGTGATTGCGCGGGATTGGTTCTCAATTGCCTGGTTTAAGTCTTCTAATTCATGATGGTGCTGAAATCGGTCGACCAATGAACTACCGAGGTTTGCAAGCCACTTGGGTAATAAAGGATGATCAGCTGGTGTAAGTTGGATAGCTTCTTTGTGGTATAAAATGGCCTGATTCATGTCTTCTTGATCTCCCAGGTATCCAAAACGATAGGCATATGAGAGTCCGAGTGAATTAAGGTAGGTGGATATAGCAGGATGGCTCCTAGATACCATCGAGATTGCATGACCGTGGTGTTCTATGGCTTTTGTTATATCGGTCAAATTGTTGTTTCGCCTAAACCGGGACATATACGAGTTCCCGAGACTGTTAAGCCCGACTGGAAGATCCTCGTGGCCCGTAGGAAACAGTAGAACTGCCTTGGAGTGAAATTCAATTGCTTTTTCGATATCATGTACCTCGTCAAACCGATCGAAGCGACTCGTGTACAGGTTACCCAGGTTGGTAAGTCTGCTCGCCATCAGTGGGTGCTTTTCTGGAGTAATTGCAAGGGCATGATTAGCATAGTTTATAGCCTTTTTGAGATCGTCTAGATTCCCTGAAAGGTCGAACCGAGATGAATATGAGCCACTGAGATTGTTGAGCCAAATGGGTGTGCTAGGGTTTTCATCATTTGTTAGTTCCGTCGCTTTAGTATGATACTCGATAGCATTGTTGATGTCTTCTGCTGATCCCGAACGCCTGAACCTAGTTGCATAACAGTTACCCAGATTAT from Rhizoctonia solani chromosome 16, complete sequence includes the following:
- a CDS encoding cytochrome P450 family protein, coding for MAQSKNIRPLEMQVGGHKGVQQSGEGDLIMKPCLPAERDFYQAIAADERLAALRPHVAKFYGTLRLEGQVNAEGAPGGELGADQLREVLAKGASEPDSENLSHRFRKPNILDVKLGTVLYDDSASEEKKLRMEKAAKDTTSFETGVRLTGFSVYDPSSFTYTVTPKEYGKSIKAEQLPEGIARFFPETVPREHLLRVLGLVHDKLVEIQQALAETEIRMVAGSVLIVWEGDPKALERAIQTLDEGRDVLEESDDDVDDEAEVNENDRKPGPVYLIKLIDFAHTRLVPDQGPDESLMIGMGTTIKLLEGRIRELRLTPTGKLPLPPGPKADPLIGHLRALPTSDEHLVYTRWGKELNSDIVSISVFGQTIVVLNSAKSANELLEQRSSIYSSRTQLPMISDPNLVDWGKITGLLPYGERWRAQRRMTHLSLHKGASREFWPLVVKQARFALRRIADNPDRFIREIRRMSGSTLLSAVYGYEVTSADDPLVEIVETALDHLCEAAIPGNFLVNVMPWIRYIPDWVPGSGWKKTVDKWRKEREEMVDVPFNYTKQQIAQGIAPHSVLKGLLTKLESELEAGDEYAEQEDRIKWVTATLFGAGSDTSAATTSVFILAMVLNQSVFAKAQAEVDAVIGRERLPEMSDRGSLAYVECVMKEVLRWQPVVPLAIPHAVVEDDEYRGWAIPKGSTIIGNIWAISYDETIYHEPEQFNPDRFLDPKTQASPAFGFGRRQDIRLTTRIDIETPMSTKVVSWRTLG
- a CDS encoding CHAT domain protein translates to MPEDCARHLQLVYSIYSVLYPLPSDSFGAGTDYVDLCVRCEILAVAYTSMEDTQFHIRGWLSNLGQSYKNRFEILGNIDDLNLSIEYQRQSISLAPDAHVDMAAQLTGLGCKYMTRFEQLGELEDVENAMGSFEKAIVLTPKEDFNISNRLDNLGLVYYSRFERLGRIEDINKAIELQNQVVSAEVEGHPDAPDWFSNLGNSYLSRFGATCKQEDLNNAIYCHKKAISLTPEGEDSEGLSSRLNNLGNSCMARFEYCGQEEDMARAIEYQTRSVSLLPENHPNLATYLANLSASHLARFEHIGELVDINKSLELQLNSLSLFSTSGEHCDLGGIFNNLGNCYATRFRRSGSAEDINNAIEYHTKATELTNDENPSTPIWLNNLSGSYSSRFDLSGNLDDLKKAINYANHALAITPEKHPLMASRLTNLGNLYTSRFDRFDEVHDIEKAIEFHSKAVLLFPTGHEDLPVGLNSLGNSYMSRFRRNNNLTDITKAIEHHGHAISMVSRSHPAISTYLNSLGLSYAYRFGYLGDQEDMNQAILYHKEAIQLTPADHPLLPKWLANLGSSLVDRFQHHHELEDLNQAIENQSRAITLTPEGHTDMCTRLMHLGAWFGLRFDRLGCLKDIDTAIDLQVQAVLTSPDGHPNNALWLDNLAMSYTARFGHLKETKDIDLAIKHQTKAVTLVSEGNTTLPGRLNNLSCSHLQRFSNSEALEDLNSAIEYQRKALLLIPKDHIHTHGILSNLATTYLSRFEAAADLADIDQAIELYSHAVSTAPEDHVYRLSSMNHLGRSLRHRFTVTRNLKDIDDAIEYHSYALSKTPDDDMNAPMQLRDLGKAYSHRFRIMADATSLGNALKCFGKAAQSRATDPTQRFLAACDWIDLSSGHAGSELLKVCEVAMDLVPEIVWIGSTIAQRYNDIRRIRNIARRATAVAIQASKYSLALEWLEQGQSIVWNQVLRLRSPLDELRSVNPILASRLAQVSKSLHDAGSLPSNFTEIFEDPRESERVAQKRHRLAEDYENTLIQVRQTPGFENFLRPKRLCELLPAAHKGPVVLINVDKSRCDALVITPSSTDVFLVPLFRISYNQIVQLRDRIERSLEDLCFRKQSNYRRPLMLSQEENPQNQDFEFVLSTIWTGITKPVLDFLGYKASQELPTSSIDSTPHITWCTTGPLSSLPLHAAGNYSETGAKVFQYVISSYTPTLGAVIPGHSPELCVASSVLGIAQENTPGQGHLPGTTNELSRISEHAKAPIIFSRLTGSCATTLATLDAMEQHDWIHLACHATQDIAEPTESGFFLHDGILALSRIAQEDLKGKGLAFLSACQTATGDRSLTDESVHLASGMLMAGYPSVIATSWSIVDCDAPLIADTIYQFLLKDGKMNHRDTAKALHVAVEKLHFSMFLKSLGLRVYITDASGSPLSEYQEVKTADNAIEYMQFHAYHTWVDQDFPRCWIPSVEGANFQIHWEVLDRTPMAAGCCSCATPYFDGVKLKSKIAPNGKNKGRLYGHPVAPSTIRLYQFGKRTFTDEEDTSVANAMAVEDLGTIRLKIEWGQCVQKDKRTLRRFTDPRPAPVHEKLAKKGFWDSAGLGQTAEVHLPAFGKFIRKEEASCGNFVFRYASEDSLKAQGIMPIVSKIESTPKSEDIKKSEPLDIQLGRKRVRAARPEASGSDTVEDDDRIPPPLAKKHKP